The genome window AACGGGAGCCGGGGCGGCTGGAGCTGGAAGCCCTCGATTGCCGCCTCGTGGGACTCGAAGCCGTAGACGACTTTGAGTTCACGCTCCAATCCTGGCTGGCGGTGAACGACGGCGGCCTGGAAGGCGAAGCCCTGCTGGGCGTGCGCGTGAGCCGCCCCACCGTGCTGGGGCTGATCCCGCCGCGCGTGCTGGAGGCCACCGGCCGGTCACTGCTCAGCGGCATCCTGCTGGGCATGCGCAAGCGGGTGGGGCAGAACCTGCTGAGTGATTTCAGCCAGTGGTGCGAAACCCGCTGAACCCGCTCCCGGCGGCCATGGGCTTCGCAGAGACGGCAGGCAGTACGGCAGGCAGTGGACAGTGGCCTTTTCCAGAGGCAATAGCGGTCTGCACAGAGGCGGCAGAGAGCTCACAGAAGAGGCCCGGTGGCTGATCATTCAACGGAGCGGCGGCCAGTCGGTGCCGGCCAGCACCTTGCCCAGAAAGCAGGCCCGGTGCAGCGGCGTGGGCCCGAGCCTGCGCAGGGCCTGGCGATGAAAGGCCGTGCCATAGCCGGCGTGCCGCTCCAGGCCATAGCCAGGGAAGCGGCCGGCCAACCGCTGGATCAGGCCATCGCGGGCCTGCTTGGCCACCACGCTGGCCGCGGCGATCGACAGGCAGTGGCGATCCCCTCGCACCAGGGTGATCTGTGGCCCGCTCCACAGACGCAGCGGCAGCACCCCATCGACAATCACGAGGCGGGGCGGCGCGGCCAGCCGCTGCAGCGCTCGCAGCATGGCCAGTTCGGTGGCGCAGCGGATGCCGTGATGGTCGATCTCCTCAGCCGAGGCCTGGCCGAGCGCGAACTGCGCCGCCGCCTCCACGATCAAGGGCAGGAGCCGGCGGCGCTGCAACGGCCGCAGGG of Synechococcus sp. MW101C3 contains these proteins:
- a CDS encoding ribonuclease HII — encoded protein: MGAHPGKGATAEPQLPADPYAQHDPGVCAGIDEVGRGSLFGPVFAAAVVLPASALPPLAAAGLTDSKALRPLQRRRLLPLIVEAAAQFALGQASAEEIDHHGIRCATELAMLRALQRLAAPPRLVIVDGVLPLRLWSGPQITLVRGDRHCLSIAAASVVAKQARDGLIQRLAGRFPGYGLERHAGYGTAFHRQALRRLGPTPLHRACFLGKVLAGTDWPPLR
- a CDS encoding DUF1997 domain-containing protein; amino-acid sequence: MSLAFSASQQLTLPVHGQAEQLADYLDDEQRVIRALLEPRQLTPLSPGHYQYEVSGFKVFQLQVQPVVQLQAQREPGRLELEALDCRLVGLEAVDDFEFTLQSWLAVNDGGLEGEALLGVRVSRPTVLGLIPPRVLEATGRSLLSGILLGMRKRVGQNLLSDFSQWCETR